In a single window of the Deinococcus aetherius genome:
- the secA gene encoding preprotein translocase subunit SecA encodes MFRVLNKVFDNNQRDVQRIVKTVVQAVNALEEETMRVENLAEAFLALRKRVQEGGESLDDVLVPAFALIREAGRRSIGKRHYDVQLIGGTALHQGRIAEMRTGEGKTLVATLALALNALEGKGTHLVTVNDYLARVGAEEMGLLYRTLGLSVGLITRDMQPHQRQAAYACDITYVTNSELGFDYLRDNMAQSRDQLVLRADNPLNFAIVDEVDSILIDEARTPLIISGAAEKATDLYYVYAKLIRRLQRGEPAEPGKRAEPTGDYTIDEKGKQVHLTEGGISKIERLLSLNDLYSPENMDKAHMITQAIRAKELYHREKDYIVNAEGEVIIIDEFTGRSMPGRRYGEGLHQAIEAKEGVKIENENQTLATITYQNFFRLYNKFAGMTGTAKTEEKEFLDIYGSDVLVIPTNRPIIRKDAEDLVYRTRLGKYRAVVEEVREMHATGRPVLIGTASIVTSEQLSELLGQAGIQHAVLNAKFEAQEASIIAQAGRSGTVTIATNMAGRGTDIMLGGNAEYILGEAIEGQLGLSRYAPEVEAFIKAISRQDPEAERLGMQIPGMTREFIRQAQQLQTDTIADRARVQELGGLHIIGTERHESRRIDNQLRGRAGRQGDPGSSRFYVSFEDDLMRLFANDRVVAMMDRLGMDDTQPIEAKMVTGAIERAQARVEDRNFGIRKQLLEFDNVMSKQRDTVYAQRREVLLGADEDVEESTEGMIGDFAEMQLAIHAPADQAPETWDLETLRTNMIDAVPQLGDYDFEALRAMTPADAHAHLLGAVADTFDARKDELSPTMLNSLSRYVLLQVVDQHWKEHLHGMDVLRQGIGLRGYGQRDPFTEYKFEATNMFNDMIDNIKGEVTKYVFRMEFGTAA; translated from the coding sequence ATGTTCCGTGTCCTGAACAAAGTGTTCGACAACAACCAGCGCGACGTGCAGCGCATCGTGAAAACGGTGGTGCAGGCCGTGAACGCGCTCGAAGAAGAGACGATGAGGGTCGAGAACCTCGCCGAGGCTTTTCTGGCCCTGCGCAAGCGGGTGCAGGAGGGCGGCGAGTCCCTCGACGACGTGCTCGTCCCCGCCTTCGCCCTGATCCGCGAGGCCGGTCGCCGCTCCATCGGCAAACGGCACTACGACGTGCAGCTCATCGGCGGCACCGCCCTGCACCAGGGCCGCATCGCCGAGATGCGCACGGGCGAGGGCAAGACGCTCGTCGCCACGCTGGCCCTCGCCCTCAACGCTCTGGAGGGCAAGGGCACCCACCTCGTCACCGTGAACGACTACCTCGCCCGCGTCGGTGCCGAGGAGATGGGGCTGCTCTACCGGACGCTCGGGCTCAGCGTCGGCCTCATCACCCGCGACATGCAACCGCACCAGCGTCAGGCCGCCTACGCCTGCGACATCACCTACGTCACGAACTCGGAGCTGGGCTTCGACTACCTGCGCGACAACATGGCCCAGAGCCGCGACCAGCTCGTGCTGCGGGCCGACAATCCGCTGAACTTCGCCATCGTGGACGAGGTGGATTCCATCCTGATCGACGAGGCCCGCACGCCGCTGATCATCTCGGGAGCCGCCGAGAAGGCCACCGACCTGTACTACGTGTACGCCAAGCTGATCCGCCGCCTGCAACGGGGCGAGCCCGCCGAGCCCGGCAAGCGCGCCGAGCCCACGGGCGACTACACCATCGACGAGAAGGGCAAGCAGGTCCACCTCACCGAGGGGGGCATCTCCAAGATCGAGCGGCTGCTGTCGCTGAACGACCTCTACAGCCCCGAGAACATGGACAAGGCGCACATGATCACCCAGGCGATCCGCGCCAAGGAGCTCTACCACCGCGAGAAGGACTACATCGTGAACGCCGAGGGTGAGGTCATCATCATCGACGAGTTCACGGGCCGCTCGATGCCGGGGCGCCGCTACGGCGAGGGGCTGCACCAGGCCATCGAGGCGAAGGAGGGCGTCAAGATCGAGAACGAGAACCAGACGCTCGCCACGATCACCTACCAGAACTTCTTCCGCCTGTACAACAAGTTCGCCGGAATGACGGGCACCGCCAAGACCGAGGAAAAGGAGTTCCTCGACATCTACGGCTCGGACGTGCTGGTCATCCCCACGAACAGGCCGATCATCCGCAAGGACGCCGAGGACCTCGTGTACCGCACGCGGCTGGGCAAGTACCGGGCGGTCGTGGAGGAAGTCAGGGAGATGCACGCGACCGGGCGCCCGGTCCTCATCGGCACGGCCAGCATCGTCACCAGCGAGCAGCTCAGCGAACTGCTGGGACAGGCAGGCATCCAGCACGCGGTCCTGAACGCCAAGTTCGAGGCGCAGGAGGCGAGCATCATCGCGCAGGCGGGCCGCTCGGGCACCGTCACCATCGCCACCAACATGGCGGGGCGCGGCACCGACATCATGCTGGGGGGGAACGCGGAGTACATCCTGGGCGAGGCGATTGAGGGGCAGCTCGGCCTCAGCCGCTACGCGCCGGAGGTGGAAGCCTTCATCAAGGCGATCAGCCGCCAGGACCCCGAGGCCGAGCGGCTGGGGATGCAGATTCCCGGCATGACCCGCGAGTTCATCCGGCAGGCGCAGCAGCTCCAGACCGACACCATCGCCGACCGCGCCCGGGTGCAGGAACTCGGCGGCCTGCACATCATCGGCACCGAGCGGCACGAGTCGCGCCGGATCGACAACCAGCTCCGGGGCCGCGCGGGGCGTCAGGGCGACCCGGGGAGCAGCCGCTTCTACGTCTCCTTCGAGGACGACCTGATGCGCCTGTTCGCCAACGACCGGGTGGTCGCCATGATGGACCGCCTGGGAATGGACGACACGCAGCCCATCGAGGCGAAGATGGTGACGGGGGCCATCGAGCGTGCGCAGGCCCGCGTCGAGGACCGCAACTTCGGCATCCGCAAGCAACTGCTGGAATTCGACAACGTGATGAGCAAGCAGCGCGACACCGTGTACGCCCAGCGCCGCGAGGTATTGCTCGGCGCCGACGAGGACGTGGAGGAGTCGACCGAGGGGATGATCGGCGACTTCGCGGAGATGCAGCTCGCCATACACGCGCCCGCCGACCAGGCGCCCGAGACCTGGGACCTGGAGACTCTGCGGACGAACATGATTGACGCGGTGCCCCAGCTCGGCGACTACGACTTCGAGGCCCTGCGCGCCATGACCCCGGCGGACGCGCACGCGCACCTCCTGGGCGCGGTGGCGGATACCTTCGACGCCCGCAAGGACGAACTCAGCCCCACGATGCTCAACAGCCTCAGCCGCTACGTGCTGCTTCAGGTCGTGGACCAGCACTGGAAGGAGCACCTGCACGGCATGGACGTGCTGCGGCAGGGCATCGGTCTGCGCGGGTACGGGCAGCGCGACCCCTTCACGGAGTACAAGTTCGAGGCGACGAACATGTTCAACGACATGATCGACAACATCAAGGGCGAAGTGACGAAGTACGTCTTCCGCATGGAGTTCGGCACGGCGGCCTGA
- a CDS encoding LysE family transporter has protein sequence MNVLATLFVMHLLAIMTPGPDSLLVARTAASTSRRAAPFAAFGITVGNMLWAGLALGGLHLMFERVVWLQTALKVLGGASLVYLGVQRWRASLAGARGDEPHVAARVPTTDLVAFRTGFLTNVANVKAVVYFSGIFVTFLMPTTASMKTAMFVMVLLEAAAFFSVMALLSLPGPQRAYRRATAWIDRTAGAVFAAFGVRLLLSSRTH, from the coding sequence GTGAACGTCCTCGCCACGCTCTTCGTCATGCATCTGCTCGCCATCATGACGCCCGGGCCAGACTCCCTCCTGGTGGCGAGGACGGCGGCGAGCACCTCGCGCCGGGCCGCCCCGTTCGCCGCGTTTGGCATCACGGTCGGCAACATGTTGTGGGCGGGTCTGGCGCTGGGTGGGCTGCACCTGATGTTCGAGCGCGTGGTGTGGCTGCAAACCGCGCTCAAGGTCCTGGGGGGCGCGTCCCTGGTCTACCTGGGGGTGCAGAGGTGGCGCGCGTCCCTGGCCGGAGCACGCGGCGATGAGCCACACGTCGCCGCCCGGGTACCAACGACTGACCTCGTGGCCTTCCGCACCGGGTTCCTCACGAACGTCGCGAACGTGAAGGCGGTGGTGTACTTCAGCGGCATCTTCGTCACCTTTCTGATGCCGACGACGGCGAGCATGAAGACGGCGATGTTCGTCATGGTGCTGTTGGAGGCGGCGGCCTTCTTCAGCGTGATGGCGCTGCTCTCGCTGCCCGGGCCGCAGAGGGCGTACCGCCGGGCGACGGCCTGGATCGACCGGACGGCGGGGGCGGTGTTCGCCGCCTTCGGGGTGCGGCTCCTGCTGAGCAGCCGAACTCACTGA
- a CDS encoding ABC transporter ATP-binding protein codes for MAEVVLEHINKRYGTKHHAVKDFNLHIGDREFMVFVGPSGCGKSTTLRMIAGLEDITDGTLRIGDRIVNDVPPKDRDIAMVFQNYALYPHMNVYENMAFGLKLRKTPKDEIDKRVRDAAKILQIEHLLGRKPKELSGGQRQRVAMGRAIVREPKVFLMDEPLSNLDAKLRVEMRSQISQLHRRLGATIIYVTHDQVEAMTLGNRIVVMRDGVIMQVDTPMNLYDFPQNKFVAGFIGSPSMNFLTGRVQNGEFVIGGSRIAPMGRLSQSLRAYEGREVSMGIRPEHLGIVGMSDIPQGTNVLRGKVVVVEPLGAQTDLIIDVDGQTLTAKVEGQAIVQPGDSIDLLIDQTRLHAFDNDSEAAIDRGTPTGTRGQADTLGLGYQYDDDSSRRVVNLGSVSADD; via the coding sequence ATGGCGGAAGTCGTTCTGGAGCACATCAACAAGCGTTACGGCACCAAGCACCACGCGGTGAAGGACTTCAACCTCCACATCGGGGACCGCGAGTTCATGGTGTTCGTCGGGCCGTCGGGCTGCGGCAAGAGCACGACGCTGCGCATGATCGCGGGCCTGGAGGACATCACCGACGGCACCCTGCGCATCGGGGACCGGATCGTGAACGACGTGCCTCCCAAGGACCGCGACATCGCGATGGTCTTCCAGAACTACGCGCTCTACCCGCACATGAACGTCTACGAGAACATGGCCTTCGGCCTGAAGCTCCGCAAGACGCCGAAGGACGAGATCGACAAGCGGGTGCGTGACGCGGCCAAGATCCTCCAGATCGAGCACCTGCTGGGCCGCAAGCCCAAGGAGCTGTCGGGCGGTCAGCGTCAGCGCGTGGCGATGGGCCGCGCCATCGTGCGCGAGCCGAAGGTCTTCCTGATGGACGAGCCGCTCTCCAACCTCGACGCGAAGCTGCGCGTGGAGATGCGCTCGCAGATCAGCCAGCTTCACCGCCGCCTGGGGGCAACGATCATCTACGTGACGCACGACCAGGTTGAGGCGATGACGCTCGGCAACCGCATCGTGGTGATGCGCGACGGCGTGATCATGCAGGTCGACACGCCCATGAACCTCTACGACTTCCCGCAGAACAAGTTCGTGGCGGGCTTTATCGGCAGCCCGAGCATGAACTTCCTGACGGGCCGGGTGCAGAACGGCGAGTTCGTGATCGGCGGGAGCCGCATCGCCCCAATGGGTCGTCTGTCGCAGAGCCTGCGGGCCTACGAGGGCAGGGAAGTCTCCATGGGCATCCGCCCCGAGCACCTGGGCATCGTGGGCATGAGTGACATCCCCCAGGGCACGAACGTCCTGCGCGGTAAGGTCGTGGTCGTCGAGCCGCTGGGCGCCCAGACCGACCTGATCATCGACGTGGACGGGCAGACCCTCACCGCCAAGGTGGAGGGACAGGCCATCGTGCAACCCGGCGACTCCATCGACCTGCTGATCGACCAGACCCGGTTGCACGCCTTCGACAACGACTCGGAAGCCGCCATCGACCGGGGCACGCCGACCGGCACGCGCGGTCAGGCCGACACCCTTGGCCTGGGCTACCAGTACGACGACGACTCGTCCCGCCGCGTGGTCAACCTGGGCAGCGTCTCCGCCGACGACTGA
- a CDS encoding ABC transporter substrate-binding protein produces the protein MKKALLTLTALTLLASAAQARTWDEIKKSGTVRIATEGAFPPFNLLKGNQLTGFEVDLANALAKGMGLKVQWVTQPFDNLLIGLNQDRYDFVIASHGITPERARAVDFSNPHYCTGGSIVSRVGGPKTAADLKGKTVAVQVGTTYLQNVQKVPGVGSVKTFPKDTDAQAALLAGRTDAWVGDKFTGLDLVKAQKGKLVQGDLLFNERIGMAVKKGNSSLLRELNAALTKAQQDGTYAKISNQYFGQDIRCR, from the coding sequence ATGAAGAAAGCCCTGTTGACCCTCACCGCCCTGACCCTGCTCGCCAGCGCCGCCCAGGCGCGCACCTGGGACGAGATCAAGAAGAGCGGCACCGTTCGGATCGCCACGGAGGGGGCCTTCCCGCCCTTCAACCTCCTCAAGGGCAATCAGCTCACGGGCTTCGAGGTGGACCTCGCCAACGCGCTCGCCAAGGGGATGGGCCTCAAGGTGCAGTGGGTGACCCAGCCCTTCGACAACCTCCTGATCGGCCTGAACCAGGACCGCTACGACTTCGTGATCGCCAGCCACGGCATCACCCCCGAGCGGGCGCGGGCGGTGGACTTCTCCAACCCGCACTACTGCACGGGCGGCTCCATCGTCTCGCGGGTGGGCGGCCCCAAGACCGCCGCCGACCTGAAGGGCAAGACGGTGGCCGTGCAGGTGGGCACCACATACCTCCAGAACGTCCAGAAGGTGCCCGGCGTGGGCTCGGTCAAGACCTTCCCCAAGGACACCGACGCCCAGGCCGCCCTGCTCGCGGGCCGCACCGACGCCTGGGTGGGCGACAAGTTCACGGGGCTCGACCTCGTGAAGGCGCAGAAGGGCAAGCTCGTGCAGGGTGACCTGCTGTTCAACGAGCGCATCGGCATGGCGGTCAAGAAGGGGAACAGCAGCCTGCTGAGGGAGCTCAACGCCGCCCTCACCAAGGCGCAGCAGGACGGCACCTACGCCAAGATCAGCAACCAGTATTTCGGCCAGGACATCCGCTGCCGCTGA
- a CDS encoding amino acid ABC transporter permease, translated as MTAQRTAPRQPPGGVNLLVWLVGAAAAFLLLFFVITLILRRIPDPIGPRADLFVQGARMTLQLTLVSGLIGLVIGILVGIARTSAVWLVRAPAGLFVWLVRGTPLLVQILFVYNALPPLLQSVGIRLELNEFWSAVIALALNVGAYNAEVIRAGILAIPRGQGEAARSLGLSGGQTMNTIILPQALRIVVPPLVNNLVALLKDSSLASSIALLELTLAGSRVSSETFLPIPVLTTVACVYLALTTVMTLFTDQLEKRVKIATR; from the coding sequence ATGACGGCCCAAAGGACCGCGCCCCGGCAACCCCCCGGCGGGGTGAACCTGCTGGTGTGGCTCGTGGGAGCGGCCGCCGCCTTCCTGCTCCTGTTCTTCGTGATCACCCTGATCCTGCGCCGGATTCCCGACCCCATCGGCCCCCGCGCCGACCTGTTCGTGCAGGGGGCGCGGATGACCCTGCAACTCACGCTGGTGAGCGGGCTGATCGGGCTGGTGATCGGCATCCTGGTGGGCATCGCGCGGACGAGCGCCGTGTGGCTCGTGCGGGCGCCCGCCGGGCTCTTCGTCTGGCTGGTCCGGGGCACGCCGCTTCTCGTGCAGATTCTGTTCGTGTACAACGCCCTGCCGCCCCTCCTGCAATCGGTCGGGATCAGGCTGGAACTCAACGAGTTCTGGTCGGCGGTGATCGCCCTCGCCCTGAACGTGGGCGCGTACAACGCCGAGGTGATCCGCGCGGGCATCCTCGCCATCCCGCGCGGGCAGGGCGAGGCGGCGCGCTCCCTGGGCCTCAGCGGCGGGCAGACCATGAACACCATCATCCTGCCGCAGGCCCTCCGGATCGTCGTGCCGCCCCTGGTGAACAACCTCGTCGCGCTCCTCAAGGACTCCTCGCTCGCCTCCTCCATTGCCCTGCTCGAACTCACCCTCGCCGGGTCGCGGGTGTCGAGCGAGACTTTCCTGCCCATCCCGGTGCTCACGACCGTCGCGTGCGTCTACCTCGCCCTGACGACGGTGATGACGCTGTTCACGGATCAGTTGGAGAAGCGGGTAAAGATCGCCACGAGGTAG
- a CDS encoding TRAP transporter permease, with amino-acid sequence MSDPTRPISTDPSLGMTEGERRAIEMVEAAETGGRKLFGGQRWLVTALAVAWCLFQMYAAQVGTLDPIVLRATHLAFAFALGYLVFPFRKTPGKPQVGVPWFDWILGAIATASAVYLIVQYPTIANVQGGVLTSPDVWVGSAMVILLLLAAWRTIGIAMPIVALVFMLYALTGPKGLIRGDLGPQLQLHAGQTWPQVVGQLFANTEGIFGTAIGVSAQIVFLFVLFGAIFDKLGAGDWFMNVAQGLLGAFRGGPAKASVLSSALNGIISGSAVSNVVTGGNITIGTMKRVGYSAEKAGAIEVASSSNGQLMPPVMGAAAFIMAQNLNIEYRSLILAAAIPAFLCYSALLVVTHIEALKLGLRGLPRNELPRVRQTLLSGWYYLVPLVYLIGTLTINPEATPERVALNTIFLMIAMMFAQEAWRATRDGRGVGRGLADGGRMLVQAFESGARSMIGIAIATAAAGIIVGIVTITGLGFGLADIVQLVSNSFRDLLTGVAGLIPGVNVTAVAAFGAILIVLFMAQLIALILGMGLPTTANYILMSALIVPIIAKIAGLDTGNPAQMLPVHMFVFYFGIMADSTPPVALAAFAASAISGGNPVATGVQAFQYELRTALLAYMMFFNPSLLLIANNRLGGLPWGEAIPMILFAFIGLVAFSAATLRYLHRRTNLLQTLILLVASFILIIPTHIFWNLAALGLIAVVYFWQKAGSRNEPPAVVATA; translated from the coding sequence GTGAGTGACCCCACCAGACCGATCTCCACCGACCCCAGCCTGGGCATGACCGAGGGGGAACGCCGCGCCATCGAGATGGTCGAGGCCGCCGAGACGGGCGGGCGCAAGCTGTTCGGGGGGCAGCGGTGGCTGGTGACTGCCCTCGCCGTCGCCTGGTGCCTTTTCCAGATGTACGCGGCGCAGGTCGGCACCCTCGACCCCATCGTCCTGCGGGCGACCCACCTCGCCTTCGCCTTCGCGCTGGGCTACCTCGTCTTCCCCTTCCGCAAGACGCCGGGCAAACCGCAGGTCGGCGTGCCGTGGTTCGACTGGATTCTGGGGGCGATTGCCACCGCGAGCGCCGTCTACCTGATCGTCCAGTACCCCACCATCGCCAACGTGCAGGGCGGGGTGCTCACCTCACCGGATGTGTGGGTGGGGAGCGCGATGGTGATTCTGCTCCTCCTCGCCGCGTGGCGCACCATCGGGATCGCCATGCCCATCGTGGCGCTCGTGTTCATGCTGTACGCGCTGACCGGGCCCAAGGGCCTGATCCGGGGCGACCTGGGGCCGCAGCTTCAACTCCACGCCGGGCAGACCTGGCCGCAGGTCGTGGGGCAACTCTTCGCCAACACCGAGGGCATCTTCGGCACGGCCATCGGCGTCTCCGCGCAGATCGTCTTCCTGTTCGTGCTGTTCGGGGCGATCTTCGACAAGCTCGGGGCGGGCGACTGGTTCATGAACGTCGCTCAAGGGCTCCTCGGCGCCTTCCGGGGCGGCCCGGCGAAGGCGAGCGTGCTCTCCAGCGCCCTGAACGGCATCATCAGCGGGTCGGCGGTGTCGAACGTGGTCACGGGCGGCAACATCACCATCGGCACGATGAAGCGGGTGGGGTACTCCGCTGAGAAGGCGGGCGCCATCGAGGTGGCGAGCAGTTCCAACGGCCAACTGATGCCCCCGGTGATGGGCGCGGCGGCCTTCATCATGGCGCAGAACCTCAACATCGAGTACCGCAGCCTCATCCTCGCCGCCGCGATTCCCGCCTTCCTGTGCTACTCCGCCCTGCTCGTCGTGACGCACATCGAGGCGCTGAAACTGGGGCTGCGCGGCCTTCCCCGAAATGAACTTCCCCGCGTGCGGCAGACGCTCCTCTCCGGCTGGTACTACCTCGTCCCGCTCGTCTACCTGATCGGCACCCTGACGATCAACCCGGAGGCCACCCCCGAGCGGGTCGCGCTGAACACCATCTTCCTGATGATCGCCATGATGTTCGCGCAGGAGGCGTGGCGGGCGACCCGGGACGGGCGGGGCGTGGGGCGCGGTCTGGCGGACGGCGGGCGAATGCTCGTCCAGGCCTTCGAGAGCGGCGCCCGCTCGATGATCGGCATCGCCATCGCCACCGCCGCCGCCGGGATCATCGTCGGGATCGTGACGATCACCGGGCTGGGCTTCGGGCTCGCCGACATCGTGCAGCTCGTGAGCAACAGCTTCCGCGACCTGCTGACGGGGGTCGCGGGGCTGATTCCGGGGGTCAACGTCACTGCGGTCGCCGCCTTCGGGGCCATCCTGATCGTGCTGTTCATGGCGCAGCTCATCGCCCTGATCCTGGGGATGGGGCTGCCGACCACCGCCAACTACATCCTGATGAGCGCGTTGATCGTGCCCATCATCGCCAAGATCGCGGGTCTGGACACGGGCAACCCGGCGCAGATGCTCCCCGTCCACATGTTCGTCTTCTACTTCGGCATCATGGCGGATTCCACGCCCCCCGTCGCCCTGGCCGCCTTCGCCGCCTCGGCGATCAGCGGGGGCAATCCGGTGGCGACGGGCGTGCAGGCCTTCCAGTACGAACTCCGAACGGCCCTGCTCGCCTACATGATGTTTTTCAATCCGTCACTCCTGCTGATCGCCAATAACCGGCTCGGCGGTCTGCCCTGGGGCGAGGCCATCCCCATGATCCTCTTCGCCTTCATCGGCCTCGTCGCCTTCAGCGCCGCCACCCTGCGCTACCTGCACCGCCGCACGAACCTCCTCCAGACGCTGATCCTGCTCGTCGCGTCCTTCATCCTGATCATCCCCACCCACATCTTCTGGAACCTCGCCGCTCTCGGACTGATCGCCGTCGTGTACTTCTGGCAGAAGGCGGGGAGCCGGAACGAGCCGCCTGCGGTGGTGGCGACAGCCTGA
- a CDS encoding TAXI family TRAP transporter solute-binding subunit, with amino-acid sequence MKKVLTALLLGTAAVAFAQGTTFLTIGSGSTTGVYFPVATGMAKLINDSGSGVRANARSTGGSVFNVNALGTGELDAAIAQNDIVYYAYRGTGIQAFQGKANNKLRTMAVLYPEVLHVIARKDAGINSIADLKGKRVVIGDLGSGTEQTARQVLEAYGLSFDDLGQALRVSPAQGITLMQDKRADALFYTVGVGASAISQIAQTVDVKVVPVSGNQAAALIKKYPFYVRYNIPAKSYKGVGATVPSVAVQATLVTTTGASEDAVYKAMKAAFGNEAELKALHPSLATNFSYEKAVKGLPAPLHPGALKFFREKGLNVK; translated from the coding sequence ATGAAGAAAGTCTTGACCGCCCTGCTGCTCGGCACCGCCGCCGTGGCCTTCGCGCAGGGCACCACCTTCCTGACCATCGGTTCGGGCTCGACCACGGGCGTCTACTTCCCGGTCGCCACCGGGATGGCGAAACTCATCAACGACTCGGGCAGCGGCGTGCGCGCCAACGCCCGCTCGACCGGGGGCAGCGTGTTCAACGTGAACGCCCTGGGAACGGGCGAACTCGACGCCGCCATCGCGCAGAACGACATCGTGTACTACGCCTACCGGGGCACGGGCATCCAGGCCTTCCAGGGCAAGGCGAACAACAAGCTCCGCACGATGGCGGTCCTCTACCCCGAGGTGCTGCACGTCATCGCCCGCAAGGACGCGGGGATCAACTCCATCGCCGACCTCAAGGGCAAGCGCGTGGTCATCGGCGACCTGGGCTCGGGCACCGAGCAGACGGCGCGGCAGGTGCTGGAGGCCTACGGGCTGAGCTTCGACGATCTGGGGCAGGCGCTGCGCGTGTCCCCGGCGCAGGGCATCACCCTGATGCAGGACAAGCGCGCCGACGCCCTCTTCTACACGGTCGGCGTGGGCGCCAGCGCCATCTCGCAGATCGCGCAGACGGTGGACGTGAAGGTGGTGCCGGTGAGCGGCAACCAGGCCGCCGCCCTGATCAAGAAGTACCCCTTCTACGTGCGCTACAACATCCCCGCCAAGAGCTACAAGGGCGTGGGCGCCACCGTCCCCAGCGTGGCCGTCCAGGCGACCCTGGTCACCACCACCGGGGCCAGCGAGGACGCCGTCTACAAGGCGATGAAGGCCGCCTTCGGCAACGAGGCGGAACTCAAGGCGCTGCACCCCAGCCTCGCCACCAACTTCTCGTACGAGAAGGCCGTCAAGGGTCTGCCCGCGCCGCTCCACCCCGGCGCGCTCAAGTTCTTCCGCGAGAAGGGCCTGAACGTCAAGTAA
- a CDS encoding HIT family protein, translated as MNFSMEPGVEAVPGKVGRSAAAAVLRSAMRERRPFDLESYVRRTRTGPCFICEFLKGNPNHHHHMLYEDDLAVVFLARAPNGEGRQLVQAPGYTLVVPREHREGATHDFTLAEYLRLQTVVYHVAEALRQELPTERVYILSLGSDQGNSHVHWHVVSLPPGVPYDEQQFHFLMAEHGVVELTREEMTDLTARLRERLKRTLVMNQDQP; from the coding sequence GTGAATTTTAGCATGGAGCCGGGAGTGGAGGCGGTTCCAGGAAAGGTGGGCCGGAGTGCGGCGGCGGCCGTGTTACGGTCGGCCATGCGGGAACGGCGGCCTTTCGACCTGGAGAGTTACGTACGGCGCACGCGGACGGGGCCGTGCTTCATCTGCGAGTTCCTGAAGGGGAACCCCAACCATCACCATCACATGCTGTACGAGGACGACCTCGCGGTGGTGTTCCTGGCCCGCGCGCCGAATGGGGAGGGCAGGCAACTCGTCCAGGCACCGGGGTATACGCTCGTCGTCCCCCGCGAGCACAGGGAAGGGGCCACGCACGACTTCACGCTCGCCGAGTACCTGCGCCTTCAGACGGTCGTGTACCACGTCGCCGAAGCCCTGCGGCAGGAGTTGCCGACCGAGCGGGTCTACATCCTCTCCCTCGGCAGCGACCAGGGGAACAGCCACGTCCACTGGCACGTCGTCTCCCTGCCCCCCGGCGTCCCCTACGACGAACAGCAGTTCCACTTCCTGATGGCGGAACACGGCGTCGTCGAGTTGACCCGGGAGGAGATGACGGACCTCACCGCGCGGTTGAGAGAACGTCTGAAGAGGACGCTCGTCATGAACCAGGACCAGCCGTGA
- a CDS encoding HIT family protein, with translation MVKATYHHAPEGYFCPFCEVVRGGRRARTQPEDIVFQTGKVTAFVAAGWWPNNPGHVLVAPNAHFENIYELPDEYSAAIYAVARRIALALKSAYGCHGTSTRQHNEPGGGQDVWHYHLHVFPRYEGDSLYALTDRRRTTSPEERVPYARRLRAALQAQVEPRGT, from the coding sequence ATGGTCAAGGCTACGTACCACCACGCTCCCGAGGGCTATTTCTGCCCCTTTTGCGAGGTCGTTCGTGGCGGGCGGCGGGCGCGGACCCAACCCGAGGACATCGTTTTCCAGACCGGGAAGGTCACCGCCTTCGTCGCGGCGGGCTGGTGGCCGAACAACCCCGGCCACGTCCTCGTCGCTCCCAACGCGCATTTCGAGAACATCTACGAGCTTCCCGACGAGTATAGTGCGGCCATCTACGCGGTCGCCCGACGGATCGCACTCGCCCTTAAGTCGGCCTATGGCTGCCACGGCACCTCGACGCGGCAGCACAACGAGCCGGGCGGCGGGCAGGACGTGTGGCACTACCACCTGCACGTTTTTCCCCGCTACGAGGGCGATAGCCTGTACGCGCTCACCGACCGTCGTCGAACGACCTCACCGGAGGAACGGGTGCCGTACGCGCGGAGGCTGCGGGCTGCTCTACAAGCTCAGGTTGAACCGCGAGGGACGTGA